The following are from one region of the Salvia hispanica cultivar TCC Black 2014 chromosome 1, UniMelb_Shisp_WGS_1.0, whole genome shotgun sequence genome:
- the LOC125200735 gene encoding homeobox-leucine zipper protein HAT22: protein MGYDDLCNTGLVLGLGFSSSTAKKPSKNLDYSTKTAQPSLTLGLSGETYDLILKKSDSGGIFNDRHSADLYRQDSAASSFSNVSVKREREIGSEEVEIERVSSRASDEDDDGANGRKKLRLTKAQSALLEESFKQHSTLNPKQKQDLARELKLRPRQVEVWFQNRRARTKLKQTEVDCEFLKKCCETLTDENRRLQKELQELKALKLAQPLYMQLPAATLTMCPSCERIGGAAAETAAKSSFVMAPTKPHFYNPFTNPSAAC from the exons atgggtTATGACGATTTATGCAACACGGGCCTCGTTTTGGGGCTGGGATTCTCCTCTTCCACCGCCAAAAAGCCCTCCAAAAACCTCGATTATTCTACCAAAACCGCCCAGCCATCACTGACCCTCGGCCTCTCCGGCGAGACCTACGATCTGATCCTGAAAAAATCCGATTCCGGAGGAATATTCAACGATCGTCACTCCGCCGACCTCTACAGGCAGGACAGCGCCGCCTCGTCCTTCTCCAACGTCAGcgtgaagagagagagggagatcGGGAGCGAGGAGGTCGAGATCGAGAGAGTCTCCTCCAGAGCTAGCGATGAAGACGACGATGGCGCCAATGGCCGGAAGAAACTCAGGCTCACCAAAGCGCAGTCGGCTCTTCTCGAGGAAAGCTTCAAGCAGCACAGCACTCTCAATCCT AAACAAAAGCAGGATCTAGCTCGTGAATTGAAGCTCAGGCCGCGACAGGTCGAGGTGTGGTTCCAGAATCGCAGAGCCAG AACTAAGCTTAAGCAAACGGAAGTAGACTGCGAATTCCTGAAGAAATGCTGCGAGACGCTGACGGATGAGAACCGACGCCTGCAGAAGGAATTGCAGGAGCTGAAGGCGCTGAAATTAGCTCAGCCGCTTTACATGCAGCTGCCGGCGGCGACGCTCACCATGTGCCCTTCCTGTGAGAGGATCGGCGGCGCCGCTGCCGAAACCGCCGCCAAGAGCTCGTTTGTTATGGCGCCGACGAAGCCTCATTTTTATAATCCCTTCACCAATCCGTCGGCAGCTTGCTGA
- the LOC125223497 gene encoding protein CROWDED NUCLEI 4 — MATPTSRSDKLAVTPRSAVTIGVTPNSGSSRVLKTPLSDETIWKRLKEAGFDEDSIKRRDKAALIAYIAKLEAEVYEHQHHMGLLIMERNEWHSKYDEAKSIADTAELNYKRERASHVSNMAGARKQEDSLRKALGIEKECVKNIEKTLHEMRAEYAEVKVASDSKFAEARNMVEDALKKLTEAEEKKRAAESLEAEATRYHRTAERKLHEVEEREDDLRRRIVSSKADFEAKEKEIQLERQSLSERQKVMQQTQERLLDAHALLNQREEYVLDKTKELKRLERELGELKLSISQERMSLNEEKISFELKVSTLSAREEAVIKRECDLLKKEEEALLMQAKITSKESDNNQQVMSNQEAALAIRNSAFEAEAETKRKFLEEEINTKRRAWELRELDISQREDFISEKERELDAASKRLEEKEKEVEERLSLVEEKQKNLCTLEEDLEVKKCSLKQEKEEIHQMKLDLKKSSDLLEERKKQISDAEENMEAMRTERNELLELELRLKEEIDNISVQKQEHEAEADRLKAEKAKFESEWELIDEKREQLVKEAERIAEERSSVSKFLNDERESLKAEKDELRDQYKRDLESLSHDRESFMKQLENERAEWFSKMQKERDDFLRDIEMQKKELNNSIEKRREEIENYLAERAKEFEEEKKKELQHINSLKERVGKELEHVNSEMKRLDDERREINRDREKRDQEWAELNSSIEELKVQREKLENQRELLRADREGIISQIETLKGLEVLKERLDSISVLEMQSNLQSKNQKTSTKRFVSQPNEMVSDQNGIVNNGSGRKESDKSSSPLSAPLSWLKRCADTILEPRHSNKKFKKEKDMTDHGSEDMTPCLPQKYSNSSKVNHIVEPFDQTPVGTETTVYIDKVVTIEQVTKFDIERLTGSSEDAGVDEKVDKNGDVE, encoded by the exons ATGGCGACTCCGACTTCGCGGTCGGACAAATTGGCGGTGACGCCGCGGAGCGCCGTAACAATTGGAGTGACTCCGAATTCTGGTTCGTCTAGGGTTTTGAAAACCCCATTGAGCGACGAAACCATTTGGAAGCGGCTCAAAGAAGCAGGTTTTGATGAAGATTCGATTAAACGGAGAGATAAGGCGGCACTCATTGCCTATATTGCGAAATTAGAAGCCGAG GTATATGAACACCAGCATCATATGGGCCTACTTATAATGGAAAGGAACGAATGGCATTCAAAGTATGATGAAGCTAAATCGATTGCCGACACAGCTGAGCTGAATTATAAGCGTGAACGGGCTTCCCATGTCTCCAACATGGCTGGTGCTAGAAAACAAGAAGACAGTCTCAGGAAAGCTCTCGGAATTGAGAAAGAATGCGTTAAGAAT ATCGAGAAGACCTTGCATGAAATGCGTGCTGAGTATGCAGAGGTGAAGGTGGCATCCGATAGTAAATTTGCAGAAGCAAGAAATATGGTGGAAGATGCCTTGAAGAAGTTAACAGAGGCTGAGGAGAAAAAGCGGGCTGCAGAGTCACTTGAAGCAGAAGCGACTCGGTATCATCGAACTGCTGAAAGAAAGTTGCATGAAGTTGAAGAACGTGAAGATGACTTACGGAGACGCATTGTGTCATCTAAGGCTGA TTTTGAAGctaaagagaaagaaattcAGCTCGAGAGGCAATCCCTATCTGAAAGGCAAAAAGTTATGCAGCAAACGCAAGAGAGGTTACTGGATGCACACGCTTTGctgaaccagagagaagaatATGTTTTAGATAAAACCAAAGAGTTGAAGAGATTAGAGAGGGAGCTTGGTGAATTAAAGTTAAGCATTTCCCAAGAGCGTATGTCcttaaatgaagaaaaaatctCTTTTGAGCTAAAAGTGAGTACCTTATCAGCAAGAGAGGAG GCTGTTATCAAAAGAGAATGTGATCTTCTCAAGAAGGAGGAAGAGGCACTTCTGATGCAAGCTAAAATTACAAGCAAAGAATCT GATAATAATCAACAAGTAATGTCTAATCAAGAAGCAGCTTTGGCAATAAGGAATTCTGCTTTTGAGGCAGAAGCTGAAACGAAGCGCAAGTTCTTAGAAGAGGAGATTAACACCAAGAGGCGGGCATGGGAATTAAGAGAACTTGACATCAGTCAACGTGAGGACTTCATCtcagaaaaagaaagagagttGGATGCTGCATCAAAGCGCcttgaagaaaaagagaaggaaGTAGAAGAGAGATTAAGTTTAGTTgaagagaaacaaaagaatcTTTGCACTCTGGAAGAAGATTTAGAAGTAAAGAAATGTTCTCTCAAACAAGAGAAGGAAGAGATCCACCAGATGAAGCTTGATCTTAAGAAGTCTTCTGATTTGCTGGAGGAGAGGAAGAAACAGATCAGTGATGCAGAGGAGAACATGGAGGCAATGAGGACTGAAAGAAATGAATTACTTGAGCTAGAATTGAGACTAAAAGAAGAGATTGATAATATTAGTGTGCAGAAACAAGAACATGAGGCTGAGGCAGACCGCTTGAAAGCAGAGAAGGCAAAATTTGAATCTGAGTGGGAGCTAATTGATGAAAAAAGGGAACAGCTTGTAAAAGAAGCAGAGCGTATTGCTGAGGAGAGGTCAAGTGTCTCCAAATTTCTGAATGATGAGCGTGAAAGCTTGAAAgcagaaaaagatgaattgaGGGACCAATATAAACGTGATCTTGAGTCACTCTCCCATGACCGGGAGTCATTCATGAAACAACTTGAGAATGAACGTGCTGAGTGGTTTAGTAAGATGCAGAAAGAGCGTGATGATTTCTTGCGGGATATTGAGATGCAGAAGAAGGAGTTGAATAACTCTATTGAGAAGAGACGTGAAGAAATTGAGAATTATCTTGCAGAAAGAGCGAAGGAATTtgaggaagaaaaaaagaaagaacttCAACATATTAATTCTCTTAAAGAACGAGTAGGGAAGGAACTTGAACACGTAAACTCTGAAATGAAGAGGCTTGACGATGAGAGAAGAGAGATAAATAGAGATCGTGAAAAGAGGGACCAAGAATGGGCTGAGCTAAATAGTTCAATAGAGGAGCTTAAGGTACAAAGAGAAAAATTGGAGAATCAAAGAGAGTTACTAAGAGCTGATAGAGAGGGCATCATTTCTCAGATTGAGACCTTGAAGGGGTTGGAGGTTTTAAAAGAAAGATTAGACTCTATTTCTGTACTTGAGATGCAATCCAACTTGCAGTCAAAGAATCAGAAAACTTCAACTAAAAGATTTGTGAGTCAACCGAATGAAATGGTTTCAGATCAAAATGGGATAGTTAATAATGGGTCTGGTAGAAAAGAGTCCGATAAGTCTTCTTCTCCCCTCTCTGCTCCTCTCTCATGGCTCAAACGATGTGCTGATACAATTCTTGAACCGAGACATagtaacaaaaaatttaagaaagaaaaggatATGACAGATCATGGATCAGAAGATATGACTCCATG CTTGCCACAGAAGTACTCAAACTCATCTAAGGTCAATCATATTGTCGAACCATTTGATCAAACTCCAGTTGGCACAGAGACCACAGTCTATATTGATAAAGTTGTTACAATTGAACAAGTGACAAAATTTGACATTGAAAGGCTCACAGGAAGCAGTGAG GATGCTGGAGTTGATGAGAAAGTTGATAAAAATGGTGATGTGGAGTAA
- the LOC125202709 gene encoding branched-chain amino acid aminotransferase 2, chloroplastic, which yields MESGAAFAALHPNPTLLLGPARSAIQLLPPLTDKKSLSPHLLPLQATAAFNKQSRFVPFSNNNANSLRVASPASDVALESADIDWDNLGFGLVPTDYMYMMKCSQGEAFCNGELQRFGNLELSPSAGILNYGQGLFEGLKAYRKHDGNILLFRPEENAMRLREGAVRMCMPAPTVDQFLEAVKATVLANERWIPPPGKGSLYIRPLLMGSGAVLGLAPAPEYTFLVYVSPVGNYFKEGLAPINLIVETEMHRATPGGTGGVKTIGNYAAVLQAQSAAKAKGFSDVLYLDSTHKKYLEEVSSCNVFVVKGNVISTPAIKGTILPGITRKSILDVAISQGFQVEERYVTVDDLLEADEVFCTGTAVVVSPVGSITYLNKRVTYGGVGRVSQQLYSALTSLQMGLAEDTMGWIVELK from the exons ATGGAGAGCGGCGCTGCTTTTGCTGCCCTACACCCCAATCCCACCCTCCTTCTCGGCCCCGCCCGCAGCGCTATCCAGCTCCTCCCTCCTCTCACCGACAAgaaatctctctctccccaCCTTCTTCCTCTCCAGGCAACTGCCGCATTCAAT AAGCAATCGCGCTTCGTTCCTTTCAGTAACAACAATGCCAATTCGCTTCGTGTGGCGTCGCCCGCCAG TGATGTTGCATTGGAATCAGCTGACATTGACTGGGACAATCTTGGTTTCGGATTGGTGCCCACTGATTATATGTATATGATGAAGTGCTCCCAAGGTGAAGCATTTTGTAATGGTGAATTGCAGAGATTTGGGAACCTTGAGTTGAGCCCGTCTGCTGGTATTTTGAATTACGGCCAG GGATTGTTTGAAGGCCTAAAAGCTTACAGGAAACACGATggtaatattttactattccGTCCTGAGGAAAATGCGATGCGGCTTAGAGAGGGTGCCGTGCGCATGTGCATGCCTGCTCCTACTGTTGATCAGTTCTTGGAGGCTGTAAAAGCCACTGTTTTAGCAAATGAAAGATGG ATTCCTCCACCAGGAAAGGGTTCTTTATATATAAGACCATTGCTTATGGGAAGCGGAGCTGTTCTAGGTCTTGCACCGGCTCCTGAGTACACCTTTTTGGTTTATGTTTCACCCGTAGGCAACTATTTCAAG GAAGGATTGGCaccaataaatttaattgtggagacaGAAATGCATCGTGCAACACCTGGTGGTACCGGAGGAGTAAAGACCATCGGAAACTATGCTGCA GTTCTACAGGCGCAGAGTGCTGCTAAAGCAAAAGGGTTTTCTGATGTACTTTATTTAGATAGTactcacaaaaaatatttggagGAAGTCTCCTCGTGCAACGTGTTTGTTGTAAAG GGTAATGTGATATCCACTCCTGCGATAAAAGGCACCATCCTACCTGGCATCACCAGGAAGAGCATACTCGATGTTGCTATTAGTCAGGGATTCCAG GTTGAGGAACGTTATGTGACAGTGGACGATTTGCTTGAAGCTGATGAAGTTTTCTGCACGGGAACTGCAGTTGTTGTTTCACCTGTAGGAAGCATAACCTATCTCAATAAAAG GGTGACTTACGGAGGAGTGGGGCGTGTGTCGCAGCAGCTGTATTCGGCGCTGACGAGCCTGCAGATGGGGCTGGCTGAGGATACAATGGGATGGATAGTTGAGCTCAAGTAG
- the LOC125202479 gene encoding transcription factor RAX3-like, translated as MGRAPCCDKAKVKKGPWSPEEDAKLKSHIQTHGTGGNWIALPAKIGLQRCGKSCRLRWLNYLRPNLKHGGFTADEDNLICTLYLTIGSRWSVIAAQLPGRTDNDIKNYWNTRLKKKLFPKQRIRSDPPPPPPPLLQESFLSCTNNLEADFQHHNNVWENSTAMIDLPSQMGIYSAMMPQLHTSLPMANAINWEEMNIYQPWIVLDEPRLLPYSQ; from the exons ATGGGAAGAGCTCCTTGCTGCGACAAAGCCAAGGTGAAGAAAGGGCCATGGTCTCCCGAAGAGGACGCCAAGCTCAAATCCCACATCCAAACTCACGGCACCGGCGGCAACTGGATCGCCCTCCCGGCCAAAATAGGCCTCCAGAGATGCGGAAAGAGTTGCCGTCTTAGATGGCTCAATTATCTCCGGCCTAACCTCAAGCACGGCGGTTTCACCGCAGACGAAGACAACTTAATCTGCACCCTCTACCTCACCATCGGAAGCAG ATGGTCGGTGATCGCGGCTCAATTACCGGGAAGAACAGACAACGACATCAAGAACTACTGGAACACCAGGCTCAAGAAGAAGCTCTTCCCCAAGCAAAGAATCAGATCCGAccctccaccgccgccgccgccgttgCTCCAAGAAAGTTTCTTGTCTTGTACTAATAATTTGGAAGCTGATTTCCAACATCACAACAACGTATGGGAGAACTCAACGGCCATGATTGATCTTCCATCACAAATGGGAATATATAGTGCGATGATGCCACAGCTTCACACTTCTTTGCCAATGGCAAATGCTATAAACTGGGAAGAAATGAACATCTATCAACCTTGGATTGTTTTGGATGAGCCTAGGTTACTACCTTATTCTCAATAA